The DNA sequence AGCACGGTTCCGGTCGCGGCGTCGAGCAGCAGCGCCTTGGTGCCTTGGGTACCGCAGTCGATGCCTAGAAACATAGGGCCTCCTAGCTCGCGAGCAACTGATCGAGCGTGCCTTTCACCCCCAGCGAACGCAGCCGCGTCAAGTTGCGCTCGAAGGCCTCCCGAAATGCAGCCGAACGCGGGATCTGCGTACCGAAGATATCCTCGCGGCCGAGCAGACGCTCGGCCAGTCCTTCGTCCTCGGCGACCAGGGCCTGGCAGAACACCAGCCGTGGATCGAGAATCCGGTAGCGCTCGCCATTCTCATCGACGCCCCGCAGATACAGCGCCCAGGCTGCGATCACCAGCGCGGCGCGATCCAGCTCGGCGTTGTCGGCGATCAGCTGGTTGATGGTCGGTACGCTGAACTTGGAGAACTTCGACGAGCCATCCGAACAGACTCGCTCCAGTTGATCGGCGATGGCGCGGTTGGAGAAGCGTTCGATCAGTGTGCGCTTGTACTGGGTGAGATCGATGCCGGGCACTGGTGCCAGCTGTGGCGTCACGTCGTCATCCATGTAGCGCTGCACGTAGCGCTTGATCAACGGGTCTTCCATGGTTTCGTGCACATAGCGATAGCCGCGCAGAGCGCCCAGGTAGGTCAGCGCCAGATGGCTGCTGTTGAGCAGCTTGAGTTTCATTTCCTCATAGGGCGCGACATCGTCGGTGAACTGCACGCCGACCTTCTCCCAGGCGGGGCGGCCGTTGACGAACTTGTCTTCCAGCACCCATTGCACGAAGGGCTCACAGACCACCGGCCAGGCGTCGTCGATGCCGTGCTGGTCCTGCAGCGCCTGACGATGTGCGGGGCTGGTCATCGGCGTGATGCGATCGACCATGGCGTTGGGGAAACTGACGTGGCGCTCGATCCAGCCGGCCAGCTCGGCATCGACCAGCGTCGCGAAGGCCAGCAGCGCCTTACGGGTGACATCGCCGTTGTGCGGTAGGTTATCGCAGGACATCACCGTGAAGGGCGCAACACCTGCGCCACGCCGCCGGGCCAACGCCGCACAGAGCAGGCCGAACACGCTGATTGGCGCGCGTGGGGTGGCCAGGTCGTGCTGGATCTGCGGCAGCGAGGCGTCGAACTGGCCGCTGCTTTCGTCCATGCAGTAGCCGCCTTCGGTGATTGTCAGCGAGACGATACGGATCGCCGGATTTGCGAGTCGGGTCAAGACCGCCTCCGGGCTATCCTCGACCAGCAGCATGTCGCGAATGCTGCCGATTACCCGCACCTCGGTATCCGGTCGGTCATCCAGCTCCACCAGGGTGAACATATAATCCTGCGCCGCCAGGGCGTCGCGCATGGTCCTTTCCTCGGGGCGGGTGCCGATGCCGCAGATGCCCCAGTCCAGCCCTTCACCGGTATTCATCAGGGCATCGGTATAAGCCGCCTGGTGGGCCCGATGAAAACCGCCAACGCCGATATGGGCGATGCCGGTGCTGACCTTTTCCAGGGCATAGCCGGGGCGCTTGATGTTGGCCGGCAGGCGTTGCAGATTCTGTTCGTTCAACTTCATTGGATGTCTCACGGATAGGCGTGTGCGTCCGAACTACGGGATCTGCCATAGCGGTTGGCGACACGGGAGCGGATGGCAGGCTGCCGTTTGGGCGGCCTGCCCAAGCTGATTCAGGCCACCTGACGTAGGGGCTGGCCGACCGCCAGTCCCTTGCTGTCGAACAAGTGGCAGTGGGCGGCATCGAGCGTCAGTTTCAGTGACTCGCCATAGCGCGGTGTGAAATCGCCACGGATGCGCATGGTCAGGGGCTCGCCCGCCTGAGTGAGCACGTGGCAATAGGTGTCGCTGCCCAGACGTTCGCTGACATCGGCCTTGACCTCCAGCTGGCAGCTGCCGTCGGTGCTGCGGTTGAGGTGTTCGGGGCGAATACCCAGCGTCACCGGGTCGCCAATGGACAATGCCGTGCCGCCCAGCGGCAGTTGCAGGCGACACCTGGCGTCCAGTTCCACCTCGCAACCCTCGGCATGTACACCGACGACTGTGCCTTGGAGAAAGCCCATCTTCGGCGTACCGAGAAAGCCTGCGACGAAGAGGTTGGCCGGGCTGTGATAGAGCTCCATCGGCGAGCCGACCTGCTCGACACGGCCGGCGTTGAGCACCACCACCTTGTCGGCGAGGGTCATCGCTTCGACCTGATCGTGGGTGACGTAGATCATCGTCGCCTGCAGTTCCTGATGCAGACGCGACAGCTCCAGCCGCATCTGTACCCGTAGCGCGGCGTCGAGGTTGGACAGCGGCTCGTCGAAGAGAAATACCTTGGGATTGCGCACGATGGCGCGGCCGATCGCGACCCGCTGACGCTGACCGCCAGAGAGCTGTTTCGGCTTGCGTTCCAGCAGCGGCTCCAGGCCGAGAATGCGCGCTGCATTGGTGATCTTGTGGTCGACTTCCTGCTTGTCGACCCCGGCCAGGTCCAGGGCAAATGACATGTTCTTGCGCACCGTCATATGCGGATAGAGCGCGTAGGTCTGGAACACCATGGCCAGGTCGCGTTTGGCCGGGCTGACCTGGGTGATGTCGCGGCCGTCCAGCTCGATATGGCCGCTGCTGACTTCTTCCAGGCCGGCGATCAGCCGCAGCAGGGTGGATTTGCCGCAACCGGATGGGCCGACGAACACCACGAACTCACCATCGCGGATTTCCAGGTCGACACCCTTGATGATCTCGTTGCCGTCGAAGCCTTTTTTCAGGCTGTGAATTTTCAGATTTGCCATCTTCGAATCCTCTGTTGTTCTTCTCGGTTTGGCGTTATTTCACGGCGCCGAACGACAGGCCGCGGACCAGCTGTTTCTGGCTGATCCAGCCGAATATCAGAATGGGTGCGCAGGCCAGGGTGGAGACGGCCGAAAGCTTGGCCCAGAACAGGCCCTCGGGGCTGGAGTAGGAGGCGATCAGCGCCGTCAGCGGCGCGGCATTGGCGGAGGTCAGGTTGAGCGACCAGAAAGCCTCGTTCCAGCACAGGATCAGCGACAGCAGCATGGTGGAGGCCAGCCCGCCCTTGCTGATGGGCAGCAGCAC is a window from the Pseudomonas sp. MTM4 genome containing:
- a CDS encoding mannitol dehydrogenase family protein → MKLNEQNLQRLPANIKRPGYALEKVSTGIAHIGVGGFHRAHQAAYTDALMNTGEGLDWGICGIGTRPEERTMRDALAAQDYMFTLVELDDRPDTEVRVIGSIRDMLLVEDSPEAVLTRLANPAIRIVSLTITEGGYCMDESSGQFDASLPQIQHDLATPRAPISVFGLLCAALARRRGAGVAPFTVMSCDNLPHNGDVTRKALLAFATLVDAELAGWIERHVSFPNAMVDRITPMTSPAHRQALQDQHGIDDAWPVVCEPFVQWVLEDKFVNGRPAWEKVGVQFTDDVAPYEEMKLKLLNSSHLALTYLGALRGYRYVHETMEDPLIKRYVQRYMDDDVTPQLAPVPGIDLTQYKRTLIERFSNRAIADQLERVCSDGSSKFSKFSVPTINQLIADNAELDRAALVIAAWALYLRGVDENGERYRILDPRLVFCQALVAEDEGLAERLLGREDIFGTQIPRSAAFREAFERNLTRLRSLGVKGTLDQLLAS
- a CDS encoding ABC transporter ATP-binding protein — encoded protein: MANLKIHSLKKGFDGNEIIKGVDLEIRDGEFVVFVGPSGCGKSTLLRLIAGLEEVSSGHIELDGRDITQVSPAKRDLAMVFQTYALYPHMTVRKNMSFALDLAGVDKQEVDHKITNAARILGLEPLLERKPKQLSGGQRQRVAIGRAIVRNPKVFLFDEPLSNLDAALRVQMRLELSRLHQELQATMIYVTHDQVEAMTLADKVVVLNAGRVEQVGSPMELYHSPANLFVAGFLGTPKMGFLQGTVVGVHAEGCEVELDARCRLQLPLGGTALSIGDPVTLGIRPEHLNRSTDGSCQLEVKADVSERLGSDTYCHVLTQAGEPLTMRIRGDFTPRYGESLKLTLDAAHCHLFDSKGLAVGQPLRQVA